Proteins found in one Amycolatopsis aidingensis genomic segment:
- the thiC gene encoding phosphomethylpyrimidine synthase ThiC: MTTLENSAATSADVVPQVTTGPITGSRKVYHQTESGLRVPARRIDLSNGEHFDVYDTSGPYTDPDATIDVHKGLHPTRSGWIDGREHNTQLGWAKAGVVTREMEFVAARERMDPEFVRTEVASGRAVIPVNRKHPESEPAIIGKNFLVKVNANMGNSAVWSSVEEEVDKMVWASRWGADTIMDLSTGKRIHETREWIIRNSPVPVGTVPIYQALEKVDGEPEKLTWEIYRDTVIEQCEQGVDYMTVHAGVLLRYVPLTARRVTGIVSRGGSIMAAWCLAHHRESFLYTHFSELCEILRSYDVTFSLGDGLRPGSIADANDRAQFAELETLGELTHIAREHDVQVMIEGPGHVPMHKIKENVELEEKLCGEAPFYTLGPLATDIAPAYDHITSAIGAAQIGWYGTAMLCYVTPKEHLGLPNRDDVKTGVISYKIAAHSADLAKGHPHAQEWDDELSKARFEFRWHDQFNLSLDPDTARAFHDETLPAEPAKTAHFCSMCGPKFCSMRITQDVRKYAEEHGLSTVEAIEEGMREKSEEFAEHGNQVYLPVVQKP; this comes from the coding sequence GTGACGACACTGGAGAACTCTGCCGCGACCAGCGCCGATGTCGTTCCGCAGGTGACCACCGGCCCGATCACCGGATCGCGCAAGGTCTACCACCAGACCGAGTCGGGCCTGCGGGTACCGGCACGGCGCATCGACCTTTCCAACGGCGAGCACTTCGACGTCTACGACACCTCCGGCCCGTACACCGATCCGGACGCCACCATCGACGTCCACAAAGGACTACATCCGACGCGGTCCGGCTGGATCGACGGGCGGGAGCACAACACGCAACTCGGCTGGGCCAAGGCCGGGGTAGTCACCCGTGAGATGGAGTTCGTGGCTGCACGGGAACGGATGGACCCGGAGTTCGTCCGCACCGAGGTCGCCAGCGGCCGGGCTGTCATTCCGGTCAACCGCAAGCACCCGGAGAGCGAGCCCGCGATCATCGGGAAGAACTTCCTGGTGAAGGTCAACGCCAACATGGGCAACTCCGCCGTATGGTCCTCTGTGGAGGAAGAGGTCGACAAGATGGTGTGGGCCTCCCGCTGGGGCGCCGACACGATCATGGACCTGTCCACCGGCAAGCGGATCCACGAGACCAGGGAATGGATCATCCGCAACTCGCCGGTCCCGGTCGGCACGGTGCCGATCTACCAGGCACTGGAAAAGGTGGACGGCGAGCCGGAGAAGCTCACCTGGGAGATCTACCGGGACACCGTGATCGAGCAGTGCGAGCAGGGCGTTGACTACATGACCGTGCACGCGGGCGTGCTGCTGCGGTACGTGCCGCTGACCGCGCGGCGGGTCACCGGGATCGTCTCCCGCGGCGGCTCGATCATGGCGGCCTGGTGCCTCGCGCACCACCGGGAGTCCTTCCTCTACACACACTTCTCCGAACTGTGCGAGATCCTGCGCTCCTACGATGTGACCTTCTCGCTCGGCGACGGCCTGCGTCCCGGCTCGATCGCCGACGCGAACGACCGCGCACAGTTCGCCGAGCTGGAGACGCTGGGCGAGCTCACCCACATCGCCCGCGAGCACGACGTACAGGTGATGATCGAGGGACCCGGCCACGTCCCGATGCACAAGATCAAGGAGAACGTGGAGCTGGAGGAGAAGCTGTGCGGTGAGGCGCCGTTCTACACTCTCGGTCCACTCGCGACGGACATCGCGCCTGCCTACGACCACATCACTTCGGCCATCGGCGCGGCGCAGATCGGCTGGTACGGCACGGCGATGCTGTGCTACGTGACCCCGAAGGAACACCTCGGCCTGCCGAACCGGGACGACGTGAAGACCGGCGTGATCAGCTACAAGATCGCCGCACACAGCGCCGACCTAGCCAAGGGGCACCCACACGCCCAGGAATGGGACGACGAGCTCTCCAAAGCGCGCTTCGAGTTCCGCTGGCACGACCAGTTCAATCTCTCGCTGGACCCGGACACGGCCCGCGCCTTCCACGACGAGACGCTGCCAGCGGAGCCGGCCAAGACCGCGCACTTCTGCTCGATGTGCGGGCCGAAGTTCTGCTCCATGCGGATCACCCAGGACGTGCGCAAGTACGCCGAGGAGCACGGACTGTCCACTGTGGAGGCCATTGAGGAGGGTATGCGGGAGAAGTCGGAGGAGTTCGCCGAGCACGGCAACCAGGTCTACCTTCCGGTGGTCCAGAAACCGTGA